CGGGACCGATTGTTACAAACTTCCTGCTCGCTGACGAGATCAATAGGACTCCTGCAAAAACACAAGCTGGTCTACTGGAAGCCATGACGGAAGAACAGATTACGATTTCAGGTACCACGGTGAGGTTGCCAAAACCCTATATGGTTGTCGCTACACAAAATCCGCTTGAGTTTGATGGTACCTATTCGCTGCCAGAAGCGCTTGTGGACAGGTTCTTGCTGAAAGTATGCATGGATTACCCAGCAGAAGACGCAGAAGTACAAGTCTTAAGAAAACATCACAGCGGGGAGCTGAACAGTCATAACTCGATTGAACAGGTCGAGGTGGTTTGCACAGCCAACGAGCTGATACACTGCCAGATGGCCTGTGCCAAGGTAGAGGTAAAGGAAGAGCTGTTTGAGTACATGACAAAGATCGTTCGTGCGACAAGAGAACATGAGGCAGTCGATATCGGCGCATCACCTCGTGGTGCGATAGCACTCCTGAACGCATCGAAGGCTCAGGCGCTCATTCTTGGAAGGTCGTATGTGATTCCTGAAGATATCAAAAGGGTCTCAAAACCGGCCTTAAGACATAGGATTTTTATTAAACCCGAAATGGAAATAGAAGGTGTCCATGCCGATCATGTCATTTCTGATATCCTCAGTGCCATTGATGTACCAAGGTAATCGGGATGAATGTGACTAAAAGAACCGGGATGATCACACTTGTACTAACCGCTCCTCTTTTACTGGCTGGAATCTTGGGACTTGGCTGGTTTGCTTTTATTGTGATGAACGGTACGTTTTTGTGTGTCCTTGTGATCGATTATCTGATCTCGAGAAAGCATATCAGGTATAAATTGACTAGGGTAAGTTCCACTACGTATTCACTACACGCAAGAGAGCAGATGGGCTTTGAGTTTGAGAACAGGTGTCCTTATACGCTTAAGTTCGTTTTAAGGGATGAGAAACCTGATTTTGGACTGCAGTACCACTGTAATTATATTAATGGTCAAGTCCCTGCGGGTGAGGAAAAGCGATTCTTTTATGAGATCACACCAAAAAAACGCGGTGACCACAAGTTTAACAAGGTTTGGGTTAAGAAGACGTCCATGTTAGGACTGCTTGAACTGCATGATGAGTGGCATCTGCCCTTTGAAGTTCAGGTGTATCCCAATGTGAAGAAGTTGAGCAACTACAAAATGCGTCTTGTGAAGAGCAGACGATTTTTAGAGGCCATGAGACCCACAAGACTTAAGGCGAAAGGACACTCTTTTGAAAGCCTTAAGGAATATACTTCCGGTGATGATTATCGGTCGATCAACTGGCAAGCGACGGCACGTGCGATGCATCCGATAGTCAACGAGTATCAGCTTGAGAACAATCAAAGGATCTATCTGATGCTCGATATAGGAAGAACCATGAGCTATACCGTCAAGGGCTTTAGAAAACTGGATTTGGTGATCAACACAGCTGTCGTTCTTTCTGATATCATCAATCAAAGCAAGGACCTTGTCGGGCTGACCTCGTTTGATCATGAGGTGGCGACGTCTTTAGTACCCTCAAAGGGACCGATGCACCGTAAGAGGATTGTGGAAAGCCTTTATAAGGTAGAAGCTTCAATGAGTGAGCCCAATTATCAGCAAGCGTGGCTGTCGGTCTTAAAACGTGAGAAGCATCGAAGCATGATGATCCTCTTTACCGATTTTGAAACGCTTCAAGATGTGAATCGATTTGTTGAAGCTTCAGCGATCGTACTCAAAAAGCATGTGGTCATCGTACTGATGATTGAGGATGAGTCGATAAAGCAACATTCACTCAATGATAAAGAGAGCATTTTTGTACAAGGAACCGCGCTTGAACTGATGCATGAGAAAAAGAAGATTATAAAAAAGCTTGCAAGTCATGGCGTTTTTGCAGCAATGTGCAAGCCTGAAACGATTGAAATGACTGCGATTAATCATTATCTAGAAGCGAAAGCCAAGTTGACTGGGATGTAAAAGGTGATAAAAATGACCGAAGAACAATTCATTATGAAACATCAAGCGACATGGAAGAGGCTATCGGAGCTTGAAAAAGTGTTCAAGCACACCAAAAAATCTAAAATCGCGACAAAGGATGCGGATGATTTTTTAATGCATTACAGAGATGTGAGCCACGACCTTGCATTTGCACGTACCCATTTCCCGGGCAGCCGTACAGCTACTTATTTGAATCAACTGGTGGCATCTTGTCATGGCTTGCTTTATAAGCGGGAGAGAATCACCTTTAAAGGTCTTGTGCATGCTGTAGGTACAAAGTTTCCTTATGCGCATGGAAAGTTTGGACCACAAATCGTTTTGGCGGTTGTCATCTTCCTAATCGGCGCTACGGTTGCTGGTGTGATGACGGCGATCAATACTCAGTGGGCCGCCTTTTTCTTACCTCAGGCTTTTATCGATTCGGTGAGCCGTGGAGAACTTGGCGGGGGGGATTGGAATTATCCCTTGATGTCCTCTGTCATCATGACAAATAATATTTTAGTCGCCCTTAAGGCGTTTGTATTTGGAATCTTACTTGGAGTTGGGACCGTATATGTCTTGTTCTATAACGGCGCGATGCTTGGAGCGTTGACGATACTGGTCTACAGATTTGCCGATCCTTTTGTCTACTGGTCCTTGATCCTACCCCATGGCATCATCGAGCTTCATGCCATCTTCATCAGTGGTGCGGCAGGACTATTGCTTGCCAGGGCGCTTTTGATGCCAGGCCTTCTGAAACGCTCCCATGCGGTGATAAAGGTCGCAAAAGAGTCCATGCTTCTACTGCTTGGTGTGGTGCTTATGCTTGTTTTGGCTGGACTTATCGAAGGCTTTATCACCCCGCTAGAGCTTTCTGCAAGTCTTAAATACCTGTTTGCGTTTGTTACAGGGATGGGGTCTTTGTTTTTAAGTTTAAGAGGCATAAAGCTTTGGAAAGAGAGTGGAGAATGAGAAAATTACAAGTCATAACCCCTGAGCAAGTGTCGATCGACTACTCGATTGCAGATCTTGGATCGAGAGTGGGGGCTGTCGTGGTGGACATGCTGATACAGATGGTCGTAGTCATTGCCCTCGTGATGGCGGATCTGGCGATCATGACGTATTCCCCAGAGTTTTGGAGCGAGAAGTACGGGTGGGTGATCGGACTTAGCATCCTAGTCTATATGGTCATCTCCTATGTCTATTATATCTGGGCCGAGATCAACTTTGACGGACAGACGATCGGTAAAAAAATGATGTCCATCCGTGTGATCAGGCTTAACGGACAACCTGTCGGCGTAAAGCATATCGTGATTAGAAATCTGTTTAAAGTGTTGATCGATTCCATGGGATTTGGCGTATGGATGATCATTTTCAATAAGCAGTCAAGACGAATTGGAGATTTTGTGGGCGGTACCGTGGTAATTCATAAATTGAGTGTCGCCGCGCCAGAAATCATGGCTTTTGAGCCGCAGCCGGAAGGCCTTGAAAGGTTGCTGACAAAGGAAACAATCGACCTATATAGGCGGTATTCAGGTAGGAAGAATGGTCTGAATGAGAAGACTGACCTAGAAGATGAAGTAAAATCCTTGATGCTCATGCAGTGCGGTGACGATCACGAGTTAATCAGCAAGGTAGAGTCGCTATTTTAGGACCAGCCGGTAACAGGCAATAAAAAGGCAATAAACAGGCAATAAAAAGGCAGTGTATGATTGACATACACTGCCTTTTGAGTTGTCTTTAAAAATCTTCAAATCCGTTCACTTCTTTTTTTACAGGTTGTGATTGCTTGCTAAGGTAGGTGTAGAATACGCCGTTTGCAACAAACATATACGGAGTCAGCCAAAGGTAGCCGATACCGAAAGAAAGTGATGCAAGAATGATCCATCCGATGAAGGAGAGATTTAAAAGAAAGAGCTTCATCTTGTAGCCCATCATGATTTCCTTACTTCTTGAAAGAACTTCCATCGCAGTCAGTTCTGGCTCGTTGATCTTTACAAAGAAGACCATCGAATAGCTGTAGTATGCCATCATCGCGGGAATACTTAATAGGATCATCAGCGGGAAAGCGAAAAAGATCATCGATGCGCTTCCGAAGCTTGCTCCGACTGCGAACACGATCATCGGTATAAATGCGAGCAGTGACCACAAAAGGATGAAGACCCATCTTAACAATCCGATCAGGAATGCTTGACCGAAATCCTTGAAGCCGTCGAACATGTTTTCGATGTCTGCGTCGCCGTCGTTGATAAGGGTTAGGATCATGGAATGGATTCCAAGTGCCAGTGGACCGCTGATCGCTATAAGTGCAATCGATCCGATAAGCGGGATGAAATTCATGAACATGGTTATTGCAAAGTAGATGACGACAACAAGTATCGCTTTACCCCAATTACCTGCAAGTTTACGTTTTGCTTCTAGCTTTATGTCGCTAGACAGTACAGTACTAAAAACGTCCATTTCGACCTCCGATTGGTTATAAGTGCTTAATAAGTTCTATACTAGTTTAACCGAGCGGACTTGCCTAGTCAAAGGGTTATGGGGGATTGTAATCTAAAATTAAGGTTTCAAGTCATAGCTTAATACACCATCAGATGATAAACTGTACTTAACACTGTTGAAAAGGGGAGCGCTATGAAAAGAACATTTGCCTTATCGCTATTGGTTGTCATCGGTCTGTTAGCCGGTGCGTTTTTTAAACTTGTTTTCGACGACACCCTAAATAGTGGTGATATTTCGACTGTAGTACTTTACAAAGACGAAGAGGCGGTCTACACGTTTGACAAGAGTGATTTTGAACTCTGGTCGACATGGATCAACGCGGTGAGACTGATGGAACCCGCCACTGAGCATAATACCCGCGAGTTTGACTATAAGATTGTTGTAAGCTTAGGAGACTCTAGAGGTGACGAAAAAGAAATCGTACAGGAATTGTCTGTCGATTTTGATACCGGTACCGTCGGGATACAATCTGATGACAAAGAGGTCGGCGTGGACTTTTCACTACCCATCGTCGCTTCTTTTTTATCGCATCAGGCGATGAGACCTTATTATCCGGATTATACTGCGCCCAATCTGGTCTTGACCTATGGCGATTTGACCGTAGAACCATATCGGTTAAAAGAGCAATGGACCTATAGGCTTGTGAATGGACAGTATGTGTCTTCAGAAGCGAGGGAGCAAGCGACTGCCTATTTTGAGACTTTGACGGTTTCTGAAAAACATAGCGTCAAGGTGATGGAATCGGGCACGCATGGTACCATCGAGGTACGCGCCGTCACAAGTGATGGTGTAGTAGAAATCGAACTTTCAGAGGACGGATCCTTTGTACCTTTGGTTAGCGACGAAGCGGTGGACTATCAACTTATGTTGATTTATCCTGAGAATGATTTGGGCCTGCCTGTTGGAGAAATAGCTTACGACATGTCGATTTATGTGCATGTCAGTCCAAAAGTGCATTTATCGGATATGAATCTGACGCAAGGAGGCTTATTGAGAGTTCAAATAGAAAATATCAAGCCAGATCAGACTGTGGAATTTGATCAAACTATCGTTGATGAGGTGATACAGTACCGGATTGACAGGACAGTCTATGCGATGATACCTTTTATCTACTGGGTGGAAGACGGGCAGTACCCATTTATTATCAAGTTAGGTGATGGGGAGCAATCCTCTGTCATCTATGACTCTGTCCTACATGTGACGGACCGGGCGTTTTCTGTGCAAAATCTGACGGTGGATATAACAGTCGCCGCTGCAACGAGAAATGATGATGCCTATACCGAGTATCATGCGGAGTTTATGCCTGTCAGACAGACAAGTCATGACAAGCAGCTCTGGGATGGTCCTTTTATCCAACCGATCGAAGGGCGCTTGACTACCGATTATGGCACCAGAAGACGTGTCAACGGCGAACTGACCTCGTACAGGCATAATGGTATCGACTTGGCGGCACCGACTGGTACACCGGTAAAAGCCAGCAATAGCGGAAAAGTTGTTTTTTCGAAAAAGTTGATATTAACCGGCAACACGGTGATGATTGACCACGGACTTGGTCTTTTCACCTATTATCTGCACATGGACAAGCGCAATGTAGCGGTCGGTGACTTTGTGACTAAGGCGGATATCATCGGTGAAGTCGGGTCCACAGGTTTTTCGACTGGACCCCACCTGCACTTTACAGTATCATATCATTTAACAAATATTAATCCGCTCACGTTCCTTGAATGGGATGGCGAGTGGCCGAATTGATGGAGGAATTATGAATAGGGTAGCAGAAGAAATCAAACAGGCAAGAATCAAAGCGGGATTATCTGAAAAGGAACTGGCAAAAAAATGCGGACTGGCAGTAAGCTACATCATCCAGGTCGAATCTGGTAAAAAGATCGTAAAAGAGGAGATCGCTGAAAAGATACTGACGGCTTGCGGTAAGGAGCTGTCTTTTGTCAAGGTTGAAAAAGAACCTGAGCCAGAACCTGTCAAGGTGGTGGTTGAGCAAGTAAAGGCACCGACGAAATCGGTATCTCCAAACGCCCAGTGGTCGGACGCATTAGCCGGTGTGATCAGAAACTATCCTATCTTACGTGGTAAAAAGGTCGTAGGAGAAGAGCAGCTTGTGATCGCAGGAAAGAAGTTCGACGGTTTTCACCCAGACGACATCGTGTTTTTTGAAGCAATGGAAGACGACAAGAACTTCAGGCTTTTGAATAGGGATGTGATGATGGTTGGAATCACAGAATCTGTGGTGAATAATCAGCCCTACTTGATTGAATACTATGGCAAGCAAATGGTCAGGAGACTACGAAAAGAAAACAATAAGGGTCTTGTGATCATTCCCGGCCTAAATGGCGGGTCGCAGGAATCGGTGAGCCAAAATGACATAAAAGTCATCGGTCGCATACTAAAAGTAAGCTTTAAAATTTAGATTCAGGGTAAATACCTATTGGATACCTTTTGGGAGGTGCTAATATGGGAGTTCCTTATAGTGTCGACTTTTTAAAAAGCATGAAAGAAGGCGTTTATGTGGTCAATCGTGAACGCCAAATCACATTATGGAATGATTCTGCTCGAATTCTAACAGGCTTTTCAGAAGCTGAAGTGCTTGGAAAGCAGTGTTCTAAATACGTAAGGTGTCATGTGGATGATTCTGGAGAAAACTTGTGTGAAGAAAGTTGCCCGTTAAAAGAAGCGATGGTTACCGGAAAGCAAGTTGAAACTACTGCGTTTTTAAAACACAGGGATGATCATCTGATCAAGATGAATATCACCGCAGTCCCTTATCATAATAGTCAAGGATTTCTAGAAGGGGTCATCGAGATTTTCTCTCCTTTTGAAGAGGAGAAGTTCGATGCGCGCATTGAAGGATTCAACGAAAGGGTCAGATATACCGATCTTGAAACGGGGATGGTCAATCGAAATTTCATGGATGCCCATTACATGAATCTCTTAAATCAGAACTCAGTCAATTTCGAAATGGGGCTAATCCTTGTAGATGTGGCCTTTATTGAGGAATTTGTAAAATTGGAGGAACGCGAGCATGCGTTTGAGCTGATAACGAGACTTGGTGAAATCATTCAGGGAGTGGCGAACGGGCATGCGGATACCACTGCGGGCAGATGGTCTGAAAAAAGTTTTATTCTTATGCTGAACAATAGTCATCCGGAGCATATGAACCATGTGAAAGAAGAACTGGAAAGACGTATCAGGGTAGAAGTGTTTAATGGCGGTATGGACTCGGTTGAAATGACTTTTCAACTGATGACAACAATGATATCATCTGATGAACCACTCGAAAAAGTAGTGGACATCCTTCATTTACGTAGTGCCAAACTATATCAATGATCGATAGTAAAATATAAAAGGAACGTCCGAGGACGTTCCTTTTTGCTTGCCGCTAAACGGCTTCGATCATTTCTTTTTCGATAACTTGAGGTTGCTCCACTTTGGATTTGTAGAAGAGACTTTGAATGGCCACTGATAAACCAAGACCGATGACCAGTAAAAGGATAAATCCTATTTTTGAAATGTCAAAGTCTTCTGGAAGCGCTCTAGAAAGAATCACACTGATGCTGTTGTTCAGTGCGTGGATAAGGATACCCGCCCAGATACTGCCAGAGAAATATACAGCCAGTCCGATATTGAGTCCAAGGAAAAACGCCATAAAACCCTGTACCAGGTTCATATGATAAAGACCGAAGAGGGCTGCCTGAATGACAAGCACCGCTGCGATCGGCATATGTCTTTTTAGGTTTCTCATGATCGCCCCGCGGAACACGATTTCCTCTACGAAGGGTACGACTAAGCCGATGATGAAAAGAGTAGTCGGAAAACTCATGTTCATGACAAGACCCGCTACCGCTTCTGCTCCCTTGGGATCTTTTGCTGCCATGTCAAAAGTGCCGTTGATTCCTAAGGATAACATGTAGCCTGTTAGTGTGACTGCAATAGAAAGTCCAATGTGTTTTAAACTGATTTTTTTTAAGGTGTAGTCATTTGTAAAGGATTTGCCTTTTGCAGCCGAAGCTACAAAGAAAATAAATTGCGTTAAGATACTCGCCAGTCCGACAATAAGGGTTAGCTTGCTAGCGATACTGTTTTGTAAAGTTGCTTCGATAAATTCCTGTGACGTTCCTGACTGTGCGAGTTTGACAGCCATTTGGATCGCTAGTCCCATCGTTACGACAACCTGCATGACAACAGGTATGAGTAGGATCAGTAGTACTTTGAAAATAAGTTTAATATAGCGCATAATGGCCTCCTTTGGTTTGTTCTTTTGTAGGATAACTTCGATAGGACTAAAAGTCCATCGATTCCGATACGATTTAAGGTTAAATTAAGGTTGAAGGCGAAACCAGCACGTCACCCATTAGATGGACGACTATATTATTACTGTTCTATTTGTTATAATAAGTAAAAATGGATTTAGGGGGACAAAATGCAAACTGCTGTGAATAAAGAGGCTTACCATGAATTATTGCCACAGATGCTATGTAGGCACGGACTTATCACCGGAGCCACAGGGTCTGGTAAGACAGTCAGCATCAAGGTGCTCGCAGAAAGCTTTAGTGAACTAGGCATACCTGTATTTTTACAGGATGTGAAAGGGGACTTGTCCGGATTCATCGAAAAGGGTGTGGCGAGTGTTAAGTTTAAAGAACACCTTGAGCGTGTCGGTGTGGGTGAACCCGACTATCAAACGTATCCGACGGTGTTCTGGGATGTATTTGGAGAGCTCGGTCACCCGATGAGGACGACGATTTCTGAAATGGGTCCTCTCATGATGAGCAGGCTTTTAAAGCTTAACGACACTCAGATGGGGATTGTCTATACCGTGTTCAAGGTCGCCGACGACCAAAAGCTCCTACTTTTGGACTTGAAGGATTTCGTGGCGCTGCTTGATTATGTCAGTGCCAACCGCAAGGAACTGATTACAGACTACGGCATGATCACGATGCAGTCCGTAGCTGCAATCAAGCGCAAGCTTCTGATGTATGAACAAGACGGTCTGGCTTGCCTTTTTGGTGAACCTGCGCTGGATATGGCGGATTTGATGAAATGTGATCATGGAAAAAAGGGTACAATCCACGTTTTAAACGCGAAAGAACTGTCACACAACCCGAGCACCTATTCCGGTTTTCTCCTGTGGATGTTATCTGAATTGTATGAGCAACTTGAGGAGGTAGGTGAGCTTGAGCTGCCAAAGATGGTCTTCTTCTTTGACGAGGCTCATCTTATATTCAATCAGGCTCCACCTTACCTGCTAGAAAAAATCGAGCAGGTCATCAAACTGATCAGGTCCAAGGGTGTCGCTATCTTTTTTGTGACTCAGAGCCCTGCTGATGTTCCTGATGAGGTGCTTAGCCAGTTGGGGAATAGGATTCAGCATGTTCTGAGGGCTTATACGCCAAAAGAACAGAAGGCTGTGAGGGTTGCAGCGGATTCATTTAGAGCGAATCCGAAGTTTGATACCGCGACAATAATCACACAGCTTGGAGTCGGTGAGGCACTCATCAGCTTTTTGGATAAGGCAGGGGTGCCTAAGCCTGTGGAACGGGTATGGATGATGCCGCCAAAATCAAAAATCGGTTCGAGTGATGAAGCGTCGATATTAAGTAATATGAAAAATGATCGTATCGGTAGCAAGTACGATAGTGCAGTAGATAGGGAATCGGCTTTTGAGCTACTAAAGAATAGAATTGTTCAAAAGGAAACCGAAGCGCTTGAAATGACTCGAAGTAACAAGCATCAGTCCAAAACTAGAAAAAGAAGGACGGATACGCCGATGGACAAGATGCTAAAGTCCGCTGCGACCGCGATAGGATCACAAATCGGCAGAACTATCATCAGAGGAATCATGGGTTCGCTATCAAAAAGATAAATAGGTGAAATGTGCTCTGATGTCTGCTATAATTGAGTTATATAAAAACTGTTCGAGGGGGCAATTATGTTAGTTAAATGTGAGAAATGCGGTAAGTTTTTTGGTGCGGATGACAGCAGTCAGACACTGTGCTCTGCTTGCAGTACAGATGTATCTAAGGCTCAAAAAATATTTAAGACAGGTGATATAGAAGAACAGAAGTTCCTGCTTGCCAGAGACGTGGTCTACGACCATCCGGATATCGCTCCGGACGCTCTGATTGAACAGGTATCTGAAGCTGGTCTTGAGCTTTCGATCAAGGATGTACTGACTTATGTCAGAGACGGCCGTCTGACCATGAAAAGCGTTGAAGGCGGAGTGTTCTGCGAAGATTGCGGTAAGAAGATTTTTGGCGGTAGATTGTGTTCGTCGTGTAAATCGAAACTGGAAAAGGCGATTACCAGCAAAAACAAGAAAGATGCTGGAAGTACAAGAGAAGTCGATGGTGGCAGTCAGAGCCGTAAAAAAGCAGGTATGCACACTAGATCGGACGATTAAGCGAGGATAGCATGGACGAATATGTAAAGTCGATCAGTCAATTA
The Fusibacter sp. A1 DNA segment above includes these coding regions:
- a CDS encoding MoxR family ATPase, with product MINVNMDELILAIQNEVKKVIVSQDDAVNDILVAMLSEGHVLLEGVPGLAKTLMAKAFSKVVGVDFKRIQFTPDLLPSDITGTKVYDLTTQSFNVEPGPIVTNFLLADEINRTPAKTQAGLLEAMTEEQITISGTTVRLPKPYMVVATQNPLEFDGTYSLPEALVDRFLLKVCMDYPAEDAEVQVLRKHHSGELNSHNSIEQVEVVCTANELIHCQMACAKVEVKEELFEYMTKIVRATREHEAVDIGASPRGAIALLNASKAQALILGRSYVIPEDIKRVSKPALRHRIFIKPEMEIEGVHADHVISDILSAIDVPR
- a CDS encoding DUF58 domain-containing protein, coding for MNVTKRTGMITLVLTAPLLLAGILGLGWFAFIVMNGTFLCVLVIDYLISRKHIRYKLTRVSSTTYSLHAREQMGFEFENRCPYTLKFVLRDEKPDFGLQYHCNYINGQVPAGEEKRFFYEITPKKRGDHKFNKVWVKKTSMLGLLELHDEWHLPFEVQVYPNVKKLSNYKMRLVKSRRFLEAMRPTRLKAKGHSFESLKEYTSGDDYRSINWQATARAMHPIVNEYQLENNQRIYLMLDIGRTMSYTVKGFRKLDLVINTAVVLSDIINQSKDLVGLTSFDHEVATSLVPSKGPMHRKRIVESLYKVEASMSEPNYQQAWLSVLKREKHRSMMILFTDFETLQDVNRFVEASAIVLKKHVVIVLMIEDESIKQHSLNDKESIFVQGTALELMHEKKKIIKKLASHGVFAAMCKPETIEMTAINHYLEAKAKLTGM
- a CDS encoding stage II sporulation protein M, with the protein product MTEEQFIMKHQATWKRLSELEKVFKHTKKSKIATKDADDFLMHYRDVSHDLAFARTHFPGSRTATYLNQLVASCHGLLYKRERITFKGLVHAVGTKFPYAHGKFGPQIVLAVVIFLIGATVAGVMTAINTQWAAFFLPQAFIDSVSRGELGGGDWNYPLMSSVIMTNNILVALKAFVFGILLGVGTVYVLFYNGAMLGALTILVYRFADPFVYWSLILPHGIIELHAIFISGAAGLLLARALLMPGLLKRSHAVIKVAKESMLLLLGVVLMLVLAGLIEGFITPLELSASLKYLFAFVTGMGSLFLSLRGIKLWKESGE
- a CDS encoding RDD family protein, which gives rise to MRKLQVITPEQVSIDYSIADLGSRVGAVVVDMLIQMVVVIALVMADLAIMTYSPEFWSEKYGWVIGLSILVYMVISYVYYIWAEINFDGQTIGKKMMSIRVIRLNGQPVGVKHIVIRNLFKVLIDSMGFGVWMIIFNKQSRRIGDFVGGTVVIHKLSVAAPEIMAFEPQPEGLERLLTKETIDLYRRYSGRKNGLNEKTDLEDEVKSLMLMQCGDDHELISKVESLF
- a CDS encoding DUF975 family protein encodes the protein MDVFSTVLSSDIKLEAKRKLAGNWGKAILVVVIYFAITMFMNFIPLIGSIALIAISGPLALGIHSMILTLINDGDADIENMFDGFKDFGQAFLIGLLRWVFILLWSLLAFIPMIVFAVGASFGSASMIFFAFPLMILLSIPAMMAYYSYSMVFFVKINEPELTAMEVLSRSKEIMMGYKMKLFLLNLSFIGWIILASLSFGIGYLWLTPYMFVANGVFYTYLSKQSQPVKKEVNGFEDF
- a CDS encoding M23 family metallopeptidase codes for the protein MKRTFALSLLVVIGLLAGAFFKLVFDDTLNSGDISTVVLYKDEEAVYTFDKSDFELWSTWINAVRLMEPATEHNTREFDYKIVVSLGDSRGDEKEIVQELSVDFDTGTVGIQSDDKEVGVDFSLPIVASFLSHQAMRPYYPDYTAPNLVLTYGDLTVEPYRLKEQWTYRLVNGQYVSSEAREQATAYFETLTVSEKHSVKVMESGTHGTIEVRAVTSDGVVEIELSEDGSFVPLVSDEAVDYQLMLIYPENDLGLPVGEIAYDMSIYVHVSPKVHLSDMNLTQGGLLRVQIENIKPDQTVEFDQTIVDEVIQYRIDRTVYAMIPFIYWVEDGQYPFIIKLGDGEQSSVIYDSVLHVTDRAFSVQNLTVDITVAAATRNDDAYTEYHAEFMPVRQTSHDKQLWDGPFIQPIEGRLTTDYGTRRRVNGELTSYRHNGIDLAAPTGTPVKASNSGKVVFSKKLILTGNTVMIDHGLGLFTYYLHMDKRNVAVGDFVTKADIIGEVGSTGFSTGPHLHFTVSYHLTNINPLTFLEWDGEWPN
- a CDS encoding helix-turn-helix transcriptional regulator — translated: MNRVAEEIKQARIKAGLSEKELAKKCGLAVSYIIQVESGKKIVKEEIAEKILTACGKELSFVKVEKEPEPEPVKVVVEQVKAPTKSVSPNAQWSDALAGVIRNYPILRGKKVVGEEQLVIAGKKFDGFHPDDIVFFEAMEDDKNFRLLNRDVMMVGITESVVNNQPYLIEYYGKQMVRRLRKENNKGLVIIPGLNGGSQESVSQNDIKVIGRILKVSFKI
- a CDS encoding PAS domain-containing protein — its product is MGVPYSVDFLKSMKEGVYVVNRERQITLWNDSARILTGFSEAEVLGKQCSKYVRCHVDDSGENLCEESCPLKEAMVTGKQVETTAFLKHRDDHLIKMNITAVPYHNSQGFLEGVIEIFSPFEEEKFDARIEGFNERVRYTDLETGMVNRNFMDAHYMNLLNQNSVNFEMGLILVDVAFIEEFVKLEEREHAFELITRLGEIIQGVANGHADTTAGRWSEKSFILMLNNSHPEHMNHVKEELERRIRVEVFNGGMDSVEMTFQLMTTMISSDEPLEKVVDILHLRSAKLYQ
- a CDS encoding CPBP family intramembrane glutamic endopeptidase, with the translated sequence MRYIKLIFKVLLILLIPVVMQVVVTMGLAIQMAVKLAQSGTSQEFIEATLQNSIASKLTLIVGLASILTQFIFFVASAAKGKSFTNDYTLKKISLKHIGLSIAVTLTGYMLSLGINGTFDMAAKDPKGAEAVAGLVMNMSFPTTLFIIGLVVPFVEEIVFRGAIMRNLKRHMPIAAVLVIQAALFGLYHMNLVQGFMAFFLGLNIGLAVYFSGSIWAGILIHALNNSISVILSRALPEDFDISKIGFILLLVIGLGLSVAIQSLFYKSKVEQPQVIEKEMIEAV
- a CDS encoding helicase HerA-like domain-containing protein is translated as MQTAVNKEAYHELLPQMLCRHGLITGATGSGKTVSIKVLAESFSELGIPVFLQDVKGDLSGFIEKGVASVKFKEHLERVGVGEPDYQTYPTVFWDVFGELGHPMRTTISEMGPLMMSRLLKLNDTQMGIVYTVFKVADDQKLLLLDLKDFVALLDYVSANRKELITDYGMITMQSVAAIKRKLLMYEQDGLACLFGEPALDMADLMKCDHGKKGTIHVLNAKELSHNPSTYSGFLLWMLSELYEQLEEVGELELPKMVFFFDEAHLIFNQAPPYLLEKIEQVIKLIRSKGVAIFFVTQSPADVPDEVLSQLGNRIQHVLRAYTPKEQKAVRVAADSFRANPKFDTATIITQLGVGEALISFLDKAGVPKPVERVWMMPPKSKIGSSDEASILSNMKNDRIGSKYDSAVDRESAFELLKNRIVQKETEALEMTRSNKHQSKTRKRRTDTPMDKMLKSAATAIGSQIGRTIIRGIMGSLSKR